The genome window GAGAGGAGGATCTCGGCCGTCTCGCGGATCGCCTCGTCGTACGTGGTCTCCTCCCACTTCCCGCCGCGCCGCCGGATGGGGTGGGGGAGGCGGTGGTCGCCCGTGAACTTCTCGTTCGCGAGGGTGCACCCGTTCTCGACCGCGACGACCCTCTCCCCCTCGACCGTCACGGCGAGGTCGTCGCAGAGGCAGCCGCAGAACGGGCAGACGACGTCCTCAACCCTCGTAGGGCACACCCCCGCAGGCCCCCATCAGCTCCGCGACGGTCGGCGGTCTCTCCTCGGCCGGCTCGATCTCGACGGGGACGGTCTTATAGTCCGGCATCCCGGTCGCGTGCGTCCACGGGTCCACGATCGCGTTCGCGTGCGGCCCGAGGCAGGCGAAGACGATCCCCCTCGGGAGCAACGGGTCCCCCGCGACCCGCATCACCACCGATCCCCCGGGCCCAGTCACCCTGACGGGATCGCCATCCTCGACGAGGAGATCGAGCATGTCGACGGGGTTCATCCGGACCGTTGAGGCCTCCTCGGCGTACACTGGCGTGTTCTTCCGCTCGACGAAACTGCCCTGCCGGATGGTCCTCCCCGTCGTCATCAGGAACTTCATTGCCCCTCCCCCTGCACGTGGACCGCCGAAAGAAGCCTCGCGACCGAGATCGCGCCATTCGGGCAGTTGTCCTCACACGTCTTGCACCCCGTGCACTTCTCGGCGTGCAGGACCCTGCATTTCCCGTCGCTCACCTTGAGGAGGAGGTCTTCGGTCGACGCGTGGCCGCCGTGCGCCATCTGGGCGTCGACCAGCTTGTTGACCGGGCAGGAGACCGCGCAGTTCCCGCACCCCATGCACCGGGCAAGGTCGACGTCGATGCGGAAGGAGAAGGAGAGACCCGTGCGGGCGAGCGCGACGGACTCGAGGATCCGCCCGCTCGAGAGGACGCCGTTCGGGCAGGCCTCGACGCAGAGCCCGCACCGGATGCAGTGCCCCTCGTGGATCCGCGGCTCCCAGCCGGTGGGCGTCCGCACGACCTCGATTGCGCCCGGCGCCGGGCAGACCATCATGCAGTGGAGGTGGTGGGTGCAGGTCTTGCCCGAGAGGACGGGGAAGTT of Methanolinea sp. contains these proteins:
- a CDS encoding 4Fe-4S binding protein, which encodes MPLSIVAYAREFCRLEWVKKFLAAKTAPLVAPPYFRNFPVLSGKTCTHHLHCMMVCPAPGAIEVVRTPTGWEPRIHEGHCIRCGLCVEACPNGVLSSGRILESVALARTGLSFSFRIDVDLARCMGCGNCAVSCPVNKLVDAQMAHGGHASTEDLLLKVSDGKCRVLHAEKCTGCKTCEDNCPNGAISVARLLSAVHVQGEGQ
- a CDS encoding molybdopterin dinucleotide binding domain-containing protein, which codes for MKFLMTTGRTIRQGSFVERKNTPVYAEEASTVRMNPVDMLDLLVEDGDPVRVTGPGGSVVMRVAGDPLLPRGIVFACLGPHANAIVDPWTHATGMPDYKTVPVEIEPAEERPPTVAELMGACGGVPYEG